In Trueperaceae bacterium, the DNA window GCGTCGCGGCCGGACCGCCCCTGCGCGGCGCCAGCGGCCTGGACCGACCGGTCTAGCCAATCCGCCGCGGCGCCCTGGGCGTAGTCCGCCGCCCGCTCCCTCACGATCCGACCGAGCACGCCCGGGACGGCATCGAGCGCCTCGGCTCTCAACGGCGCCAACCCGGTCAGAGCCGCGGGGAGCGACCTGGCGGCCTCAGTAGACATGGAAGCCCCTCAGCCCCACCGGGTCGGACCAGATCTCCTCGATGTCCTCCACCTCGGCGTGCGCCGGACCCGTCCGCAGACGCACGAGGAGCAGCTCGATGTCGTCGCGCCAGCCCTCGGCGACCACCTCCACGCGCCCGTCGTCGAGGTTCTCCACGTGCCCGGCCACCCCGAGGTCGAGCGCGTGGGCGCGCGTGAAGGCCCGGAAGCCGACGCCCTGGACCTTGCCCCTGACCAGCGCGGTCAGCCGCACCCTCCCGGCCGCGCCGCCAGCCTGCGTGTCGCCGTCGGTGGACATGGACCGACATGCTAGCGCCGGGAGCGGCGCGGCGCACCACCCGAACACGAAGGTCGCGTGAAGGGCAGTTCGTGGCGTCGGGACCGGCCCTCTCATGGGTTCGTGATAGATTTGCCTGTCATGAGAAGCGCGTAGGGAACGGGAATCCTGCCGCTTCCGACGAGCCGCGACCCCCGGCCGGCAGGCCCCGCCGGCGCACGCGAACGGAACCGCCTGGCAGCGATGTCACGCCGAAGAGCATCCCTCATCGCCATCGTCGTCTTGGCGGTCCTCGCGGCGTTGGCGTTCCTGCCCGCGCTGCCCCCCGTGCGGGGGTTCATCGTCGAGCGCGTGGTGCAGGCGCTGGAGCGTTCCGGCACGCACGTCACCTACACCGGCACCGAGGGCAACGCGTGGCGCGGCGTCGCCCTGCACGGCGCTACCATCGCGGGTCCCGGCGTGGGCGTGACCGTCGACCGGCTGCGCGTGGGCTACTTCCTGCCCTCCCTCATCGGCGGCGAGCTCCCCCTCGACATCGAGGTCAGCGGCGCACGCGGGCGGGTGGACCTATCGCGGTTCCTCAGCGGAGCCGCGGCCGCGCCGGGGGCGCCGGCCGGTCCGCTCACCCTGCAGCTCCGCCGGCTGGCGCTCGACGACGTCTCTGTCGACGTCGAGGAGCTCCCGTTCACGCTGCCCGACGCCACGCTCTCCGACGTCCAGGTAGCGCAGAGCGGAACCGCCCTCGACCTCACGGGTACCGTGACGACCGCCGACGGCTCCGCCTACGTGGCCGGTCGCTTCGAGACGCTCACGGGCAGCTTCGACGCGCGCGTCGAGCGCGCCGACGCCACCCTCGCCCGCAACTGGTGGCAGGGCGTCACGGCCGGCGAGGTCACCGGCGAGCTCCACGTGCGCGGCTCGCAGATCGCCGGCAGCTTCGACGTCACGGGTGGCGCCGTCGACGACCTGGGCATCGCTGCCACCGGGGTCGCCGGCCACGTGGTGCTCGACTACCCGGTGATCACGGCCGACCTTACCGGCAACGCGCTCGGCGGTCCTGTCGCGGCCACGGGCGTCGTGAACGTCGACGCGCGGCGCTGGGAGGCGCAGGCGACGGGCAGCCCCGGTCTGGCGGAGGCCGCCGGCTGGCTCCTGCGCGGCAGCTACCCCGACGGTCCGCCGGTGGCGCTCGTCGGCACCGCCTCCGTCGAGCTGAGCCTCAGCGGGTGGGACCACGTCGTGCTCGACGGCTCGGCGACGGCAGCCGGGACCGTCGAGGGCCTCCCGCTCGACCACCTCAGCACGGCGTTCCGACTTCCCCCCGACGGTCGGATCAGGGCGCAGGGGCTGGCCGTGCTCGGCGGCGGCGACGTCCGCTTCGAGCTCGGGCCGGGCCAGGAAGGCGACGACCTGGTCGTGACCGCCGACGGCGTCGGCCTCTCGACCCTGGGCGAGGGCCTCGGCGCCGTCGACGCCCGCCTGCGCCTCGCGCTCGGCGGGCGCGAGGACGGCGAGCTCGCGCTGTCCTGGGCCGGAGAGGTCGCCGGCCGGCAGGCCGAGGCGCGCCTCGACGCCCGCCTCGACCCCGACGGCTGGCAGGGCTTCGTCACCGGCAGCGACTCCGCCGGCGCGCGCCTCGAGGGCGCCGTGGTGCTCGCCGACGGCACGCTCGAGGGCGGCCTGACGCTGAGCAGCCTCGGCCTGGACCCATTGCCCGCGGGTGCGTCCGTCGCCCTCGGCGTCTCCGGCCCGGCCAGCCTGGACGGCGCGCGCGTGACGGTCGCTCTCACCGGCGACGACCCGGTCACGGTCCCCGGCCTCCCCGACGGCCCCGACCTGCGCGGCAGCGCCTCCGGCGTCTACGACCCCGCGCGCTCGCGGGTCACGGGGCTCGTGGGCCGCTTCGGCCCCGTGATCGTCTCGGGGGCTCTCGACCTCGACCCCGTCGCGCTCGTCGCCGACGTCATCGTCGAGCCCACGCGCCTCGCGCTCGAGGGCGGCGGTGCGGCCGCCTCGCTGACCGTGCCGTCGAGCTCGCTCGTGTTCGGGACCGACGGCCTGTCGTGGCACGGGCGCGTCGAGTACGCCGACGCGTCAGCCGGGCCCGCCGCGACCGCTGACGGCGCGCTGCAGGCCGACGCCAGCCTGGACGCCGCCACGGGCGCGTGGCGCGTCACCGCCGCGTCGGCGGCGGGCGACCTCCGCCTGGAGGCGGGACCGGGCGGAGCTAGCGCCGTCCTCGACGGCCTCCCCGTGACTGTCGCCGACGGGGACGGTCCGCCGGCCCTGGCCCTGGCCCTCTCGGGCCGCGCCTCGGCCCCCAGCGGCGCCGGACCCGTGAGCGTCGACGTGACGGTCGACGACGCGGGCGGCGGACGCGTCGCCCTGCCGGCCGGCGTGAGCCTGGCTGGCGACGCCGACGTCGGCGCTGCCCGCCTGCACCTCGCGGGCGCGGTGGGCGACCTGCCCGTCACCCTCGGCGCCGCGTGGGACGGGCCGCTGCGCGCCACGGCCGAGCTCGGCCCATCCGGCAGCGAGCGCGTCGTCGCCGCCTACGACGCCGCCACCGGCCAGGTCACCGCCGCGGGCGAAGTGGACCTGGCCAGGTACTGGCGGCTGGTCACGCGCCAGGAGCCGCCGCTCGAGGGCACGCTCGCCCTGGACCTCAGCGGTCGGCTCGGCGCGGGCGTCCTCGACGGCGTCGCGGGCACCGCGACCGTAGCGGTGACCTCCCCCGTGGCCGCCACCGCGGTGGTCACCGGGCGCGGCGACTCCCTCGCCGTCACCCTCGAGGCCGAGGCGGCGGGCCTGCCCGTGCGCGGCGCGGGCGAGGTCCGCCTCGCCGACCTGGGACCCGACACGCCTCTGCTCACCGTAGACGCCGGGCCGCTCGAGGACCTCGTCCTCACCGTCAACGGCCTAGAGGGGAGCGGCACGATCCCCGGTGTCGCGGCCGGTCCGGCGGCGGTGCCGGACGTGCCGTGGAGCCTCCGGGCCGACTGGAGCGGCGCGCCCACGGCCCTGGTGCGCCTCGCCGACTCCGAGCTGACGCTCACCCTGGAGGGCGGCGCCGTCGTCACGAGCGGGCCCGTCACGCTGCCCGCCACCTACGCCGGCGAGGCGCTCGCGCTCACCCTCGACCTGCCGGAGCGCCGCGTCGACCTCGCGGACCCCACCGCCGCGCAGGTGCGCGCCAGCGTCTCCAGACCCGGCGAGGACCCGCTCCTCGAGGCGTCCGGCACGCCGGGGAACCTAGCTATCACCGGCGCGATCCCCGCCGGTCTCCTCGCCGCCCCGCTGCCCGAGCCCGCGAGGCCCGCGGGCGAGCTGGCCGTGAGCGGCAGCGCCGACCTGCTCGCCGGCGAGGCGGCCGTGTCGGTGGGCGAGGACGTGGCCGCCACGTTCCGGGACGGCACGCTCGAGCTGACGGCCCGCGGCGCCGACCTGACGACGCACGTGCCGGCGGCGGCGCCGGCCGGCCTCCGGGCCCAGCTCGACGGCACGCTCCGCCACGAGCCGGAGCGGGGCTGGCTGGGCGAGCTCGTGGCCGGCCTCTCCCTCCCCGGCACCGAGCCCACGGACGCCACGGTCACGCTCACCGGAGCCGGACCCGAACTGGCGCTCGCCGTCGCCGCCACCGGGCCGCTCGAGACCACGCTCCTGGCGCACGGCACCGTGTCACCCGAGCTGCGCCTGGAGGGCGACGCCCGGGCGCTCGGCGGCGCGGTGACGGCCGCGATCGCGGCGACGCCGGAGGACGGCCTGCGCGTGGCCCTGAGCAGCGCTGCCCTCGCGGGCGAGCCCTACTTCGCGCTGCCGCCGCTCGCAGCGAGCCTCACCGTGCCGGCCGCGGGCGGCGGTCCGCTGCTGACCGGCGACTGGGTCGACGCCCGCGTGGCGGAGGGCGGCACCATCGAGGGGCGCGTCGAGCTGCCGTTCACGCTCCTGGGCGCGCCCGCCACGCTGACCGCCGAGCTCGGGGGCACGCTAGACGACCCGACGGCGACGGCCACCCTGACGGGCGCCGGCGTCACGGCGACGGCCGAGGGGAGCCTGCGCGCCGCGTCGGCCGAGGCGACGCTCACCGAGCCGGCCATCGCGGCGGCCCTGCCAGCAGGCGCCCGCGCGGCGGCAGGGATGGTCGCCTCGCCCGTGCTCGTGCGAGCCGCCTGGACGCCGGCGGACGGCTGGGACCTCGACGCCGCCGCCCGCGCGGAGCTGCCCGCCGCTGGTCAGGTCGACCTGGCCCTGGCGCTCTCCGGCGACGGCGCCGTCTACGCCGGTGAGCTCGCAGCCTCCCTCCCGGCCGCGCCGGGCGCGGCGCCCGTCGCCGTGGCCTCGCTCGCCGGAGAGGGCGCCGACCTCACCGCCGAGCTGGACATGGCCGCCGTCGACTTCGCGAGGATAGGCGCCGCCTACGGCGTCGACGTCGACGTGCTGGCCAGCGGCCGAGCGTTCCTAGGCACCGATCCCGCTACCGCGGAGCTCACGCTCGACGTGTCTGGCACGGTGGAGGGCGCCGCGGTCTCACTGGCCGGTTCGGCGCCGGACGACCTGCGGTTCACGCTGCGGGCGCCGCAGCTCGACGTCGCCGGCCGGCTGGCGTGGCACGCGCGACGCCGCGTCGTCGTCTCCGGCCAGGCGGCGGGCCAGCCGATCGACGCCTGGCTCGAGGTCGACGACGCCTTCGAGAACGGGCGGCTGCACGTCGACGTCCCCGGCGCGTCCCTCGAGGCCGTGCTGGCGGCGCCCGAGCCGGGCGTGCGCACCGCCGCGTTCGAGGGCGGGCTGGCGGGCGGGCCGCTCGGCTTACATGGCGAGCTGAGCGGTGAGGTCGTGGCGCGGGGCGCCGAGGTCGAGCTCGCCGACCTGACGGCCGAGCTGTCGGGGCTGCCCGCGCCGCTGGCCGGGGAGCGCCTGGCGGTCGCGGGGAGCGGGACCCTGGCCCCCCGTCTCGACGTCGGCGGCGCGCTCACCGCGACCGAGGGCCCGCTGGCCGAGGCGGCGGGCGAGGGGGCCTGGCGCGTCGCCGGCGACCCGCTGGAGGCCAGCGTGACGTGGCTCGGCCTGGAGGCGGCCTACGGCCTCGGCTCTGGCGAGGCGCGGCTGCGGCCGGTGGGGGACGTCGCTCCCGCGGTGGCGGTGCTCCTGCCGGAGCTCGCCGGCGCCGACCTGCGGCTCGAGGGCCCCGGCCTCGCCTGGAGCCGCGAGGCGGGCTTCGGTGGAGCGCTGACCGCGACGGCCTCGGGCGGTCCCGTGCCCGCCGAGGCGGCGCCGGTGACCGTCGCGCTGCGCGGCGCCTCAGGCGGCGACCTGGCGGTCGCCGCCACGGCCGGCGAGGACAGCGCCGGCGCGCCCCTGGTGGCGCTCAACGCCGTCGTGCCGGCCCACGCGCCGCTCACGGGGGCATTGACCGCCGACGTCGCCATCGCCGGCGCCGTGGAGGCGGCGGGTCGTCTCACCGCCGGCGCGGGCGGCCTGACGCTCGACGTCGCGGGCGAGGGCCTCTCCCTGCAGGCGAGCGTAGGCGCCGACGGCTGGTCGGTCTCCGGAGCGCTCGACGGCATGCCCGTCGCCGACGTGCTGCCGCTGCGGGAGGACCCGCGGGTGAGCCTCAGCCTCACGGGCGGCTCCGCGACCGGCGGGCTGGCCGTGGAGGACCTCGTCGTCGCGAGCGGCGCCAGCCGGCTCGAGGGGTCGGCGTCGTTCGACGGCCGGCTGCGCATGGCCTTGCGGGCGCAAGTGGACCTGGCCGACGTGGACGCCGGCGACACGCGGCTCACGGGCCTGCTGCGCGGGCCCATCGTCCTCGTCGCGCCCCAGCTCGAGGACCTGGGGCAGGTCACGGTGACGGCGCAGCTCGACGCCGCCGGCGTGGGCGTCGCTGGCGTGCCCGTCCTCGTCGACGGCGGCCTGCAGGTGGGCGGCACCGCCGCCGACCCCGTGGTCTTCGCGGCGCTCTACGGACGCGGCGACCTGCGCGGCGCGCTGCGCCTCGAGGCGGCCCCGCGACGCGGGCGCCTCGACGTCCGCTCCACCCTGGCGTACCGCGACCTCACCAGCGACGTGCAGGTCGCGGTGTCCGGTGAGGAGGTGGTCGCGAGCGGCAGCCTCCGGGCGGGCGACGCGGTCCTGCTCGTCTCCGACCTCGGCGGCGCGGCGACGCTCACGGGCGCGGGGCGGCTCGACGGCTGGCAGGGAACGGTGTCACCCGGGCTCGCCGGGTTCGTGGTCGAGGGCCCCCTGGCCGCTCTGTCCCCCACGCTGCGGGGCTCGGCCCGACTCGCGCTCGGCGAGCCGGCCGGCGAGGGAGCCTGGCTGCGCGGGGAGTTCGCCGACCTCGCCGTCGCCGGCCAGGAGGTGGGCGACCTCGCGATCACTTCGGCAACCGCCGGGGCGCCGATCGCCATAGACGGCGACGGCGTGAGCGGCGTGTTCGACCCCGCCGACCAGTCGTGGATCCTGGAGCTAGAGGGCCTGACCCTGCCGGGCTCGCTGACCCTGGCCCTCGCCGCCGCCGGACGAGGACCGGAGGGCCGCGCCACCGGCCGCCTCGCGGGCGGCGCCGAGCTGGGCGTGGACGTGGGCGTCGAGGCGGAGGTCGGCGCGGGCGGCGCCAGCTTCTCGGCCTCCGGGACCGCCCTGGGCGGCGAGCTGTCCGTCTCCGGTCGCCGGCCGGCCGGCCGGGGGTGGACCGGCGAGGTGGCCCTGCAGGGGGCGGAGCTGCCGGCCACGGACGGCGAGCCGGCGGCGGTGCTGTCGGCGACGGGCGTCCTCCAGGGCAGCGGGCCCGTGCCCCAGGTGATACTCGCCACCGCGGCCTACGCGCAGGGCGCGGGCGTCGCCGCCGCCGGACGCGCGTCCATCGGCCCCGGGGGCGTGACACTCGACCAGACCGTCGCGCTGCCGCGCGCCACGGCCCCGCTGCGGGTGGAGGGCCGCCTGGCGCCCGGCCTCGACGTCAGGCTCAGCGCCGCCGGGGCGGCCCCTGGGCAGCCGAGCGGCGAGGTGCGCCTCCTCGAGCGCCAGGACGGCCTCGCGGCGATGGGCGCGCTGCAGGTGCCTCTCGGACCCGTCACCGTGAGGCTGGGGTCCGTCGGCTCGTCTCAGTCGCCGCAGCTCACGGTCACGCCGACGTCGCTGCCCGACGCCAGGCTCTCGGCCGACCTGGCCGCCGACGGGCTCCTCGAGCTGGTCTCCCGCGTAGCGAGCGAGGGGCTCGTCGTCACCGGGGGCGGGGCGGCCAGCGGCTCGGCCAGGCTGGACGTCGCGGCAGGGTCGTTGGAGCTGCGGCAGCTGGGGCTCGCGGTGTCGGGCTTCCGGGCCACGCTGTCCGGCAGGCTCGCGCCGGCGTCCGCCGACCTGGAGGGCTGGCTGGAGCTGCCCCTCGACACCCCGGACCCCGCCTCCAGGAGGCTGCCGGTGGCGGTGAGCGCGGCGGGCGGCCAGTGGCGGCTCAGCTCGAGCAGCCCGCTGGGCGAGGTCGCGGCCAGCTACGACGCGTCGTCGGGCGCAGCGCTCCTCGACGTGGCGCTCGAGCTGCGGAGCGACGGGAGCGGCGGCAGCCTGCTGCCGGGCGTGTCGGCCGGCGCCGTGAGCGCGCACCTGGCCTACGAGCCGGGGGCACCGCCCTCGGGCACGCTCTCCGTAGACGGCGTGCGGCTCACGCCGCCGGGCTGGGGCGAGGTCACCGTGAACGCCGACGCCGCGCTCGCGAACGGACGCCTCGAGGGGGCCGCGACCGTCGCCACCGCGGCGGGCAGCCTGAGCGTGAGCGGCGACGCCCCGGTGCCGAGGCTGCTCACCGCCCTCGGCGTCGAGCCCGAGGTAGCGGCTGCGGCGGCCGGCGGCTCCGACCAGCCCGGCGCCACCGAGGTCGAGCTGCGGCTCCGCACGATCGAGCTCGGCGCGGTCCCGTTGATCGCGTCGTCGGCCCCGCACCTCTCCGGCGCCCTCTCGGGCGTCGTGCGGCTGCAGGGCGACTTCGTGTTCGGCCAGCTCGTCGCGCCGGACCTCGCCGTGGGCGAGAACAGCCTGCCGGTTACGGTGCAGGTCTCGGGCCCGACCTCGCGCGTCGACGCCGACGTCATGCTGGGCAGGTCGCTGCTCGCGCTCACGCTCTCCGACCTGACGCTGTCGGGATCGGCGCGCCTCGAGCGCCTCCCGCTCGACCTGCTGGCCGAGGCGGTCGTGGGGCCGACCGACGTCACGGCGTTGCTCACCGGCGTCGCCCGCGTCGACCTGCCGCTGACGGACCCCGGCGCCGGCTACGCCGCCGTGGCCAGCGAGGAGCTCACCCTCCAGCGCGCCGGCGTCCTGACCCGCGGCGAGGTCACCCTCGTCTACGACCGGGGCTCGCTGTCCGTCGAGCGCGCCACGTTCTCGGGTCGCGGCGACTGGCACGCCGCCGGCGTCCTCGCGCCGGACCGGCTCGGCTTCGAGCTCGTGGCCGACGAGGCCGACTTCGGCCCC includes these proteins:
- a CDS encoding acylphosphatase, which gives rise to MSTDGDTQAGGAAGRVRLTALVRGKVQGVGFRAFTRAHALDLGVAGHVENLDDGRVEVVAEGWRDDIELLLVRLRTGPAHAEVEDIEEIWSDPVGLRGFHVY
- a CDS encoding translocation/assembly module TamB domain-containing protein, with translation MSRRRASLIAIVVLAVLAALAFLPALPPVRGFIVERVVQALERSGTHVTYTGTEGNAWRGVALHGATIAGPGVGVTVDRLRVGYFLPSLIGGELPLDIEVSGARGRVDLSRFLSGAAAAPGAPAGPLTLQLRRLALDDVSVDVEELPFTLPDATLSDVQVAQSGTALDLTGTVTTADGSAYVAGRFETLTGSFDARVERADATLARNWWQGVTAGEVTGELHVRGSQIAGSFDVTGGAVDDLGIAATGVAGHVVLDYPVITADLTGNALGGPVAATGVVNVDARRWEAQATGSPGLAEAAGWLLRGSYPDGPPVALVGTASVELSLSGWDHVVLDGSATAAGTVEGLPLDHLSTAFRLPPDGRIRAQGLAVLGGGDVRFELGPGQEGDDLVVTADGVGLSTLGEGLGAVDARLRLALGGREDGELALSWAGEVAGRQAEARLDARLDPDGWQGFVTGSDSAGARLEGAVVLADGTLEGGLTLSSLGLDPLPAGASVALGVSGPASLDGARVTVALTGDDPVTVPGLPDGPDLRGSASGVYDPARSRVTGLVGRFGPVIVSGALDLDPVALVADVIVEPTRLALEGGGAAASLTVPSSSLVFGTDGLSWHGRVEYADASAGPAATADGALQADASLDAATGAWRVTAASAAGDLRLEAGPGGASAVLDGLPVTVADGDGPPALALALSGRASAPSGAGPVSVDVTVDDAGGGRVALPAGVSLAGDADVGAARLHLAGAVGDLPVTLGAAWDGPLRATAELGPSGSERVVAAYDAATGQVTAAGEVDLARYWRLVTRQEPPLEGTLALDLSGRLGAGVLDGVAGTATVAVTSPVAATAVVTGRGDSLAVTLEAEAAGLPVRGAGEVRLADLGPDTPLLTVDAGPLEDLVLTVNGLEGSGTIPGVAAGPAAVPDVPWSLRADWSGAPTALVRLADSELTLTLEGGAVVTSGPVTLPATYAGEALALTLDLPERRVDLADPTAAQVRASVSRPGEDPLLEASGTPGNLAITGAIPAGLLAAPLPEPARPAGELAVSGSADLLAGEAAVSVGEDVAATFRDGTLELTARGADLTTHVPAAAPAGLRAQLDGTLRHEPERGWLGELVAGLSLPGTEPTDATVTLTGAGPELALAVAATGPLETTLLAHGTVSPELRLEGDARALGGAVTAAIAATPEDGLRVALSSAALAGEPYFALPPLAASLTVPAAGGGPLLTGDWVDARVAEGGTIEGRVELPFTLLGAPATLTAELGGTLDDPTATATLTGAGVTATAEGSLRAASAEATLTEPAIAAALPAGARAAAGMVASPVLVRAAWTPADGWDLDAAARAELPAAGQVDLALALSGDGAVYAGELAASLPAAPGAAPVAVASLAGEGADLTAELDMAAVDFARIGAAYGVDVDVLASGRAFLGTDPATAELTLDVSGTVEGAAVSLAGSAPDDLRFTLRAPQLDVAGRLAWHARRRVVVSGQAAGQPIDAWLEVDDAFENGRLHVDVPGASLEAVLAAPEPGVRTAAFEGGLAGGPLGLHGELSGEVVARGAEVELADLTAELSGLPAPLAGERLAVAGSGTLAPRLDVGGALTATEGPLAEAAGEGAWRVAGDPLEASVTWLGLEAAYGLGSGEARLRPVGDVAPAVAVLLPELAGADLRLEGPGLAWSREAGFGGALTATASGGPVPAEAAPVTVALRGASGGDLAVAATAGEDSAGAPLVALNAVVPAHAPLTGALTADVAIAGAVEAAGRLTAGAGGLTLDVAGEGLSLQASVGADGWSVSGALDGMPVADVLPLREDPRVSLSLTGGSATGGLAVEDLVVASGASRLEGSASFDGRLRMALRAQVDLADVDAGDTRLTGLLRGPIVLVAPQLEDLGQVTVTAQLDAAGVGVAGVPVLVDGGLQVGGTAADPVVFAALYGRGDLRGALRLEAAPRRGRLDVRSTLAYRDLTSDVQVAVSGEEVVASGSLRAGDAVLLVSDLGGAATLTGAGRLDGWQGTVSPGLAGFVVEGPLAALSPTLRGSARLALGEPAGEGAWLRGEFADLAVAGQEVGDLAITSATAGAPIAIDGDGVSGVFDPADQSWILELEGLTLPGSLTLALAAAGRGPEGRATGRLAGGAELGVDVGVEAEVGAGGASFSASGTALGGELSVSGRRPAGRGWTGEVALQGAELPATDGEPAAVLSATGVLQGSGPVPQVILATAAYAQGAGVAAAGRASIGPGGVTLDQTVALPRATAPLRVEGRLAPGLDVRLSAAGAAPGQPSGEVRLLERQDGLAAMGALQVPLGPVTVRLGSVGSSQSPQLTVTPTSLPDARLSADLAADGLLELVSRVASEGLVVTGGGAASGSARLDVAAGSLELRQLGLAVSGFRATLSGRLAPASADLEGWLELPLDTPDPASRRLPVAVSAAGGQWRLSSSSPLGEVAASYDASSGAALLDVALELRSDGSGGSLLPGVSAGAVSAHLAYEPGAPPSGTLSVDGVRLTPPGWGEVTVNADAALANGRLEGAATVATAAGSLSVSGDAPVPRLLTALGVEPEVAAAAAGGSDQPGATEVELRLRTIELGAVPLIASSAPHLSGALSGVVRLQGDFVFGQLVAPDLAVGENSLPVTVQVSGPTSRVDADVMLGRSLLALTLSDLTLSGSARLERLPLDLLAEAVVGPTDVTALLTGVARVDLPLTDPGAGYAAVASEELTLQRAGVLTRGEVTLVYDRGSLSVERATFSGRGDWHAAGVLAPDRLGFELVADEADFGPLLGLVPGLALLGVGAEGSFAFAASGTLAEPLVTFQTDALDFSVAGTTYRLADTDVSLEGAALSAEATLSALSPVRGDLRLAGDATLVLEPFSLRAADLRFEGALVVPGVGRIEDVSGSVTQDPLFRPFLALTGRLGAPLAVQGTLVPLDLRAGGTGLHVAYPGLLIADSTLAADLRLVGGERGVALSGAIEADEVVIDPSAAAPAEADEAPAGAGAEAAGAEEARAGAGGDAAPAAEGAAEAAEAAGAEDAEVSAGDQAAEDPRASTVDPAGMAPSPVAPTAAEPAPAGGLASLRFDDLRITAPQRVVMTTSFASLEASLDLTLSGTGAEPRLSGEARALRGNLRFSGRDFTVDQAVATFSPNRGVLPDLDVSAHTEFEKARVLAGSTDVEFVAPEGRTFRVDLAFSGPVELDEDGGVRFDVRPTLTSEALIEVGPGDADPAAAVGNGVRPLTQAELLTLVTLGRLELGSDLIGAGGLGGAVAQGALDTAVDVLLLGELQNALREALGLDVLEIRTSSITQLIDGDQPFGVSVRLGGYLNPELFASYRIGTADPDDPGFAVTNEVALQYALGPLDLEVSGRIDFPTTGVLASPRSALGLGLSYDVSRWLGLDLSTSLSTERSLISFGVTLRW